One region of Gossypium raimondii isolate GPD5lz chromosome 6, ASM2569854v1, whole genome shotgun sequence genomic DNA includes:
- the LOC105772570 gene encoding nascent polypeptide-associated complex subunit alpha-like protein 1, giving the protein MHRCFVFGVLGFCFLLLPLLFASYSQPEMTAQADKEIEEILAAHLDQQKIDSEIPEQPVVEDDDEEDDDDDDDEDDAEGHHEGEGDGTGRSKQSRSEKKSRKAMLKLGMKPIPGVSRVTVKKSKNILFVISKPDVFKSPASDTYVIFGEAKIEDLSSQLQTRAAEQFKAPDLSQVISKPESSTAVQDDEEVDETGVEPKDIELVMTQAGVSRSKAVKALKAADGDIVSAIMELTA; this is encoded by the exons ATGCATCGGTGCTTCgtttttggggttttagggttttgcTTTTTGCTTCTGCCTTTGCTTTTTGCTTCTTACTCTCAACCAGAAATGACTGCTCAGGCCGACAAAGAGATCGAAGAGATCCTGGCAGCTCATCTCGACCAACAAAAAATCGAt TCCGAGATACCAGAGCAACCTGTTGTTGAAGATGACGACGAGGAAGATGACGATgacgatgatgatgaagatgatgccGAAG GTCATCATGAGGGAGAAGGAGATGGAACTGGTAGGTCAAAGCAAAGCCGAAGTGAAAAGAAGAGCCGCAAAGCTATGTTGAAGCTTGGGATGAAACCGATCCCTGGTGTTAGCCGGGTCACTGTGAAGAAGAGCAAGAAT ATCTTATTTGTCATCTCAAAACCAGACGTGTTCAAGAGCCCAGCATCAGATACTTATGTAATATTTGGAGAGGCTAAGATTGAGGACTTAAGCTCACAACTGCAGACTCGAGCTGCAGAGCAATTCAAGGCTCCTGATCTAAGCCAAGTGATATCAAAACCAGAGTCATCAACAGCAGTCCAGGACGATGAAGAAGTGGATGAAACAGGGGTGGAGCCCAAGGACATTGAATTAGTTATGACACAAGCAGGAGTATCCAGGTCAAAGGCTGTCAAGGCACTCAAGGCTGCTGATGGTGACATTGTTAGTGCTATAATGGAGCTTACTGCCTAA
- the LOC105772568 gene encoding protein ENDOPLASMIC RETICULUM-ARRESTED PEN3, with protein sequence MTSMAAQISNPTTPGRRIKLNVGGKFFETTLSTLQSAGPDSLLAALSNRAAYNPIFIDRDPEIFSVLLSLLRSNRLPSAALRRFSIQELAEEALYYGVESRLRSASLPSPLHGIDAAIVDTIRPASDAVPSTFSAGEDGSLWIAHGGQISIYDSYLSYSTAVRTHLDDITSICRVWPEIAAVGSESSSGLHIYDLSSGRYTGSVHWTDQDDPRIYKARVCAIANSPDSVFVSFDCPHRENSVLVIDKSTLQVSSELTRQSGSAAKNTVPGKVTWLPETGLVIGSAVTCGAFGYSGYIRIWDPRRKEVVWETNEPGSGRSSRFGDSFADVGVDIDDSVLFKICSKSGDLAMADIRKLGDDPWVYMEDTNPSMREASYGGNEVHLHCYKRQVFVGKDGGLEVWSRLNERGGWSERRGDTENGRDEVSLKRNYVDKVEMGERGLIKRIEGGGERLFVSRENVEGIEVWESSNHSAIISVPS encoded by the coding sequence ATGACTTCAATGGCTGCCCAAATTTCCAATCCAACCACTCCTGGCCGCCGCATAAAGCTCAATGTCGGGGGCAAGTTTTTTGAAACTACCCTCTCCACCCTCCAGTCCGCCGGTCCTGATTCCCTCCTTGCTGCCCTTTCCAACCGAGCTGCCTATAACCCTATCTTCATTGACCGGGATCCTGAAATCTTTTCCGTCCTTCTCTCCCTCCTCCGCTCTAACCGCCTCCCTTCCGCCGCCCTCCGCCGCTTCTCTATCCAGGAACTCGCCGAAGAGGCTCTTTATTACGGCGTGGAGTCCCGTCTCCGCTCTGCCTCTTTGCCCTCGCCGCTTCATGGCATAGACGCCGCCATCGTCGATACCATCCGCCCTGCCTCAGACGCTGTTCCTTCCACTTTCTCCGCCGGAGAAGATGGTTCACTTTGGATCGCTCACGGTGGTCAAATTTCAATATACGATTCCTACTTATCATACTCCACCGCCGTCCGTACGCATCTCGATGATATCACCTCGATTTGCCGGGTATGGCCAGAAATAGCCGCTGTCGGATCCGAATCCTCATCGGGTCTCCATATCTACGACCTCTCCAGCGGTCGTTACACCGGTTCAGTTCATTGGACTGACCAGGACGACCCACGGATATACAAAGCCCGAGTCTGCGCCATCGCTAACTCACCCGACTCGGTCTTCGTATCATTCGATTGTCCCCATAGAGAAAACAGCGTCCTCGTTATCGACAAATCAACGCTTCAGGTCTCATCAGAGTTGACTCGCCAATCAGGAAGCGCCGCCAAGAACACAGTCCCCGGAAAAGTGACGTGGCTACCGGAAACTGGGTTGGTTATCGGAAGTGCCGTCACATGTGGGGCATTTGGTTACTCGGGTTATATTAGGATATGGGACCCGAGAAGGAAGGAAGTGGTATGGGAAACGAACGAGCCAGGTTCGGGGCGGAGCAGCAGGTTCGGAGACTCATTCGCCGACGTCGGTGTTGATATTGACGATTCGGTACTCTTCAAGATATGTTCAAAATCTGGGGATTTGGCAATGGCAGATATTCGTAAACTAGGTGATGATCCTTGGGTATATATGGAAGATACAAATCCTAGCATGAGAGAAGCTAGCTATGGTGGGAATGAGGTTCATTTGCATTGCTATAAAAGGCAGGTATTCGTGGGGAAAGATGGAGGATTGGAGGTTTGGTCGAGATTGAATGAGAGAGGAGGTTGGAGTGAGCGAAGAGGGGATACTGAAAATGGAAGAGATGAGGTGAGTTTGAAGAGGAATTATGTGGATAAAGTGGAGATGGGGGAGAGAGGGTTGATAAAGAGAATTGAAGGAGGTGGGGAGAGATTGTTTGTTAGCAGAGAAAATGTGGAAGGGATTGAGGTCTGGGAGAGTTCGAATCATTCTGCTATCATTTCTGTTCCTTCTTAA
- the LOC105772569 gene encoding protein ELC, producing MVPPSSTPPPNPQQIQQFLSSVLSQRGPSALPYSEDTKWLIRQQLVSLISNYPSLEPKTATFTHNDGRSVNLLQADGTIPMPFQGVTYNIPIVIWLMESYPRYAPAVYVNPTRDMIIKRPHPHVSPSGLVSIPYLHNWIYPSSNLVDLVLHLSSAFSRDPPLYSQRRPNPNPSPSPSPNPSINSSMTSTYGQHPPPPGPRVAATAAAAGYPPSPYGRVQHPQHSQARPTSTDDAAEVYKRNAMNKLVEMVHGDIIGMRKAREVEMEGMFSAQAVLRRREEEINKGLKEMQDEKEGLEQQLQVVLMNADVLDSWIRDNEGKIKNLGKKNNNVDVDEAIHCVDVLSKQVLDSTAADLAIEDVVYSLDKAVQDGVVPFDQYLRNVRLLSREQFFHRATASKVKEAQMQAQVANMAARISHFVS from the coding sequence ATGGTTCCGCCGTCGTCAACACCGCCGCCAAACCCCCAACAAATCCAACAATTCCTCTCCTCCGTCCTCTCCCAACGCGGCCCTTCCGCCCTCCCTTACTCCGAAGACACCAAATGGCTAATTCGTCAACAACTCGTTTCCCTCATCTCCAACTACCCTTCCCTCGAACCCAAGACCGCCACTTTTACCCATAACGACGGCCGATCCGTTAACCTCCTCCAAGCCGACGGCACCATCCCTATGCCTTTCCAAGGCGTCACTTACAACATCCCCATCGTTATCTGGCTCATGGAATCTTACCCTCGTTACGCCCCCGCCGTCTACGTCAATCCCACGCGCGACATGATCATCAAACGACCCCATCCTCATGTTTCCCCTTCTGGGTTAGTTTCGATTCCTTATTTGCATAATTGGATTTACCCAAGTTCTAATCTTGTCGATTTAGTCCTTCATTTAAGCTCTGCTTTTTCTCGTGATCCGCCTCTTTATTCGCAACGCCGCCCCAATCCTAACCCTAGCCCTAGCCCCAGCCCTAACCCTTCGATTAATTCCTCCATGACGTCTACTTATGGGCAACATCCACCGCCGCCAGGACCTAGGGTGGCTGCTACGGCCGCGGCGGCAGGATATCCCCCATCACCTTATGGGAGGGTACAGCATCCACAGCATTCGCAAGCTCGTCCTACTTCCACGGATGATGCCGCCGAGGTTTATAAGAGGAACGCAATGAATAAGTTGGTGGAGATGGTTCATGGGGATATAATTGGGATGAGAAAAGCAAGGGAAGTGGAAATGGAAGGAATGTTTTCGGCTCAAGCTGTTTTAAGAAGGCGAGAGGAAGAGATTAATAAAGGGTTGAAAGAGATGCAAGATGAAAAAGAAGGTTTAGAACAACAATTACAGGTTGTTTTGATGAATGCAGATGTGTTGGATAGTTGGATTAGAGATAATGAAGGGAAAATAAAGAACTTAGGGAAGAAGAATAATAATGTAGATGTTGATGAAGCGATTCATTGTGTCGATGTTCTTTCTAAACAAGTCTTGGATTCCACAGCTGCTGATTTAGCTATCGAAGATGTGGTTTATTCCTTGGATAAGGCAGTGCAAGATGGGGTTGTGCCATTTGATCAGTATTTGAGGAATGTGAGATTGTTGTCAAGGGAGCAGTTCTTCCATAGGGCTACTGCCTCCAAAGTTAAGGAAGCTCAAATGCAGGCTCAGGTGGCAAATATGGCTGCTAGAATATCGCATTTCGTTTCATGA